TGGAGCGTTCCAAAAATGGAAGAAGTGGCCCTGATGAGGGAGTTCAGGGAGCTCTACCAGCGCTCCAAGAGGTAGTCCTTTTCTTCAAGGAATATCCTTGCCCTCTCCTCTATCAGTTTTTCAGCCTCAAGCGTGCTCATGTCAATCGTCCTCTTGACGAAATCTGCCGTCTTTGCAAAGTACAGCGGCACTAGGGGCTCGGCCTCGGTTAGGATTCCGTTTTTGTACGCCACCGCTCCGTCGTAGAGGACGTGGCTCCAGAGCCTGTCGTCGAACTCTAAGGTCTTGAGAGCTTCTTTCACCCCCTTGAGGGTCTCCTCGCTCAGGGCCCTTCTGAGCACTGGCTCATGCTGGGCAAAGAGCTCCTTCGCTCTTATCTCAAGAAGCTCCAGGGTCACCTTTACGGGCTCGGGTTCACCTTTCTCAAGCTCCCCAAAGACCGGAACTGGCTCTATTGTTCTCACACCATTCCAGACGTTCTCATACCTCCCCATCAGCATGAACAGCGTCCCAACGACCTGGTTGAACATGGGGCCTAACGAGGCCGCCGGGTCTTTGGGGTCGTGTATCTTCATTCCCAGGGCCGTCTGGATGATTTTGAAGCCCCTCGCTATGGCCGTCGTCGTCAGGAATATGTCCACCCCAAAGCGGGCAACGTGGGTCTTCCAGACATCTTCGTCTTCAAGGTAGACCTCCATGAGCCTTCTGCTTATTCCGAAGTCCCCGCCTATCGGCTGCCTGACGTTCTTCCCGTAGAGCGAAGCCGTCATCGGGTAGGCTATGTTGTTGGTTATCGTGCCGTCCCACTTGTGCCTTATGTACAGCGGTGCCACGAAGTCATAGCCTTCTTCTATGGGCCTGGCGAAGCGGTATATCCACTCCGGCGTTATGCTCCTCAGGTCGCTGTCAACGAACACTATGGCATCTGCGTCCCTCCCGAGGGCGAACTCCATGAGCTCCTTCATGGCGCTTCCCTTTCCAGGGATGGGCCACCTGTAGATGAAGCTGTGGACTTCCACCCCATCCGGAACCTTTGTTTTCAGCACTGCATCCCTCGTCCCGTCGGTGCTCCCCCCGTCGGCGTTGACGACGATCCCACCGCCAAAATATTTTTTCAGCCCCTCTGCAGCCTGTTTCACGACAAAAGAAATTGTTTCCCCGTTGTTGTAACTGGGAATCCCAACGATAACCCTCATCTTCTCCACCCTCATAAGTTACAACCATTTAAAGTGGTTTATTTTGAAAAGGGTTATATACCTTTCGACCGTACTGGAATCAGGCGATGCCCATGGAGCTGAGGGTAGGAGTGATAGGCTGTGGAAACATATTCAACCTCGCCCACAAGAGGGCGCTGAGGGGGATAGAGGGGATTAGGGTCGTTGCCTGCATGGATATAGACGCGGCCAGAGCCAAGGAAGGTGCTAAGGAGCTTGGGGCGAAAGCCTTCACGAGCCTTGATGAGTTTCTTGACATTGACCTCGACGTCGTGGAAATCCTCACACCAACCTACACCCACGCTGAGCTGGCCCTCGCGGCACTTAAGGCTGGAAAGCACGTCATAGTCGAGAAGCCGATAGCCCTCACCGTCGAAGAGGCCGAGAAAATGATAAGGACCGCGGAAAAGGAGGGCCTGCACCTTTTCGTTGGCCATGTAAGGCGCTTTGACCTCAGGTGGATTCAGATGAAGGAAGTCATAAAGAAGCGCAACATCCTTCCCATGCACATCAGAAAGGCCGAAGTCCAGAACCTCCCCTTCCCGAAGGACTACTGGTACTGGGACGAGAACAGGAGCGGCGGCGTTGCCGTTGACCTGGGGGTTCACGTCACGGATTTCCTGCGCTGGTTTTTCGAGAGCGAGCCGGTGAGCGTTTATGCCGTTGGAAAGTCCATCAAGGAGGAGGCAAGGGCGAACGGAACGTTCGACCACTTCATGATGATGATAGCGTTCGAGGGAGGGAAGACGGGCATAGCGGAGGTCAGCTGGGCGTATCCGTACCCCTCACGCTACGGTGTGTTCTACCACCACGTTGACATCATCGGAAAGAACGGCAGGATACGCTACACCCCTCTGGACACACCGGTGGTCGGCGTTGCCAAGGCCAACTTTGAGATGCCCCGCTTCTCACCGCTCCTTTCGACCTTCCCGGATGCCTTCGAGAGGGAGTTGAGACACTTCTTTAACTGCATCAAGGGCAGGGAGGAGCCAGTGGTCACGGCGGAGGACGGCCTGGTCGCGCTGAAGATTGCAGAGATGGCCAAGGAAAGCGCCCGGAAGGGGGAGGTGGTTGAGATATGAGGAAGCTCAGCTTCGGAATAATAAGCTACGCCCACCCGCATGCCCTTCGTTTTGCCTCTGTGATTGCGGGGGGCAAGAGAACAAAGCTCGTCGCTATATCCGGCGACGGCTCGAACTCTGACGTGGCAAGGGCGGAGGCTAAGAAGTACGGGGCGAGGTTCTACAGGAACTACGAGGCCCTCCTGAGGGACGAAAACGTGGAGGCGGTTTACGTTGCCATAGAGACGTACAGACACAAGGAAATAGCCATCCGGGCAGCTGAGGAGGGCAAGCACATACTCCTTGAGAAGCCCATCGCCCTGAACCTCAAGGACGCGGATGAGGTGATAAGGGCCGCTAAAAAGGCGGGAGTTAGGCTTATGCTGCCCTTCAACCCGCGCTTTACCGATCCCCTCAGGAAGGCCAAGGAGATGATTGATGCCGGGGAGATAGGTGCCCTGGAGTACATACAAACGATTTCTGAAAACGTCAAGCCGCCGATATTCCTCCAGGGGCTCGACATGAGCTGGTTCCTGGATGTCAGGAAGTCGGGCGGCGGGGGCTTCATGGACACAGCTCCTCACGGCGTTGACTCCCTCCTCTGGCTCACCGGAGACGTGCCCAAGAAGGTTTACGCTGACATAGGGAGCAAAATATACGGAT
This is a stretch of genomic DNA from Thermococcus sp.. It encodes these proteins:
- a CDS encoding glycosyltransferase, with protein sequence MRVIVGIPSYNNGETISFVVKQAAEGLKKYFGGGIVVNADGGSTDGTRDAVLKTKVPDGVEVHSFIYRWPIPGKGSAMKELMEFALGRDADAIVFVDSDLRSITPEWIYRFARPIEEGYDFVAPLYIRHKWDGTITNNIAYPMTASLYGKNVRQPIGGDFGISRRLMEVYLEDEDVWKTHVARFGVDIFLTTTAIARGFKIIQTALGMKIHDPKDPAASLGPMFNQVVGTLFMLMGRYENVWNGVRTIEPVPVFGELEKGEPEPVKVTLELLEIRAKELFAQHEPVLRRALSEETLKGVKEALKTLEFDDRLWSHVLYDGAVAYKNGILTEAEPLVPLYFAKTADFVKRTIDMSTLEAEKLIEERARIFLEEKDYLLERW
- a CDS encoding Gfo/Idh/MocA family protein; the protein is MPMELRVGVIGCGNIFNLAHKRALRGIEGIRVVACMDIDAARAKEGAKELGAKAFTSLDEFLDIDLDVVEILTPTYTHAELALAALKAGKHVIVEKPIALTVEEAEKMIRTAEKEGLHLFVGHVRRFDLRWIQMKEVIKKRNILPMHIRKAEVQNLPFPKDYWYWDENRSGGVAVDLGVHVTDFLRWFFESEPVSVYAVGKSIKEEARANGTFDHFMMMIAFEGGKTGIAEVSWAYPYPSRYGVFYHHVDIIGKNGRIRYTPLDTPVVGVAKANFEMPRFSPLLSTFPDAFERELRHFFNCIKGREEPVVTAEDGLVALKIAEMAKESARKGEVVEI
- a CDS encoding Gfo/Idh/MocA family protein is translated as MRKLSFGIISYAHPHALRFASVIAGGKRTKLVAISGDGSNSDVARAEAKKYGARFYRNYEALLRDENVEAVYVAIETYRHKEIAIRAAEEGKHILLEKPIALNLKDADEVIRAAKKAGVRLMLPFNPRFTDPLRKAKEMIDAGEIGALEYIQTISENVKPPIFLQGLDMSWFLDVRKSGGGGFMDTAPHGVDSLLWLTGDVPKKVYADIGSKIYGFPVDDIGTAVLEFKKGVLAVLTAGWGNPRGYSYGIEIKYYLVGREGFLDVRTAYPDFTVYQDRAEKIYWDRPDVRGIVNSFTEAVLKDREIPITGEDAKKNLAIILAAYESSRKGRTVKPRL